The proteins below come from a single Caulobacter segnis ATCC 21756 genomic window:
- a CDS encoding carotenoid oxygenase family protein has product MTARFPNTREFTGALYRPSRFEGEVFDLEVDGQLPTDIDGTFFSVAPDAAFPPMREDDIFFNGDGAVSAFRFGGGHVDFQRRYVRTQRLEAQRAARRSLHGVYRNPSTNDPSVLGLNNSTANTNVLEHAGVLLAMKEDSLPYALDPLTLETKGLWNFGGQLTDAPFTAHPKIDPLTGDMIAFGYEARGDGSRDIVYYEFDEHGAKTREIWVQAPVSAMVHDFAVTERFVVFPIIPLSVDVERLRQGGRHFQWQPDLPQYFGVMRRDGDGGDLHWFTAPNGFQGHTLNAFDDGEKVYADMTSTNGNVFYFFPPADGFVPSPETLVSQLVRWTFDLSVKGGRLDMSPLTPFPAEFPRIDDRVALRPHRHGWMMAMDPTKPYAEDRVGPRPFQFFNQLAHLNIATGKIQTWFADEASCFQEPVFVPRTGSSREGDGYLLSLVNRLDERTTDMVVLDALRLGEGPVATVKLPLRMRMALHGNWSRAVSPSSIKAV; this is encoded by the coding sequence ATGACCGCACGTTTCCCCAATACCCGCGAGTTCACGGGCGCGCTGTATAGGCCCTCCCGTTTCGAGGGCGAGGTCTTCGATCTGGAGGTTGATGGCCAGCTGCCGACCGATATCGATGGGACGTTCTTTTCGGTCGCGCCCGACGCGGCCTTTCCGCCGATGCGCGAGGACGACATCTTCTTCAACGGCGACGGGGCGGTCTCGGCCTTCCGTTTCGGCGGCGGGCATGTCGATTTCCAGCGCCGCTATGTCCGCACCCAGCGCCTGGAAGCACAGCGTGCGGCGCGTCGATCGCTCCACGGCGTCTATCGCAATCCTTCAACCAACGATCCCAGCGTCCTGGGTCTCAACAACAGCACCGCTAACACCAACGTCCTTGAGCACGCTGGCGTTCTGCTGGCGATGAAGGAGGATAGCCTTCCTTACGCGCTCGACCCTTTGACGCTGGAAACCAAGGGATTATGGAATTTCGGCGGCCAGCTGACCGACGCGCCGTTCACCGCCCATCCCAAGATCGACCCGCTGACGGGGGACATGATCGCCTTCGGCTATGAAGCCCGCGGCGACGGCTCGCGCGACATCGTCTACTACGAGTTCGACGAGCACGGGGCCAAGACCCGCGAGATCTGGGTGCAGGCGCCGGTGTCGGCCATGGTCCACGACTTCGCCGTCACCGAGCGGTTCGTCGTCTTCCCGATCATTCCGCTGAGCGTCGATGTCGAGCGCCTGCGCCAGGGCGGTCGCCATTTCCAGTGGCAGCCGGACCTGCCGCAGTACTTCGGCGTCATGCGCCGCGATGGCGATGGCGGCGACCTGCACTGGTTCACCGCCCCCAACGGCTTCCAAGGTCACACCCTCAACGCCTTCGACGACGGTGAGAAGGTCTATGCGGACATGACCTCGACCAACGGCAACGTCTTCTACTTCTTCCCGCCCGCAGATGGCTTCGTGCCGTCGCCCGAGACCCTGGTCTCGCAGCTCGTGCGCTGGACGTTTGACCTTTCGGTCAAGGGCGGTCGCTTGGATATGTCGCCGCTGACGCCGTTCCCGGCCGAATTCCCCCGCATCGACGATCGCGTTGCGCTGCGCCCCCACCGTCATGGCTGGATGATGGCCATGGATCCGACCAAGCCCTATGCGGAAGACCGCGTCGGGCCGCGTCCGTTCCAGTTCTTCAATCAGCTGGCCCACCTCAACATCGCCACGGGCAAGATCCAAACCTGGTTCGCCGACGAGGCCTCCTGCTTCCAGGAGCCGGTGTTCGTGCCACGCACCGGCTCGAGCCGCGAAGGCGACGGCTATCTGCTGAGCCTGGTCAATCGCCTGGACGAGCGGACCACCGACATGGTCGTCCTCGACGCCTTGCGGCTGGGCGAGGGTCCCGTCGCCACCGTCAAGTTGCCTCTGCGCATGCGCATGGCGCTGCACGGCAACTGGAGCCGGGCGGTTTCACCGTCCTCCATCAAGGCTGTCTGA
- a CDS encoding VOC family protein: MPDSVFAAIRASLHHLALASPDPAGLADFYGRALGLRVEAAAPGLIGRAKGRTLIFQPGAPKTLAFAAYAVEDLSDLAALRERAATAKVALEASPSPLFGPEAVCLRDPDGNCFVFGLPAAHEAAAVHDGAAAREARLQHVVFASRDAQRLADFYQAVLGFALSDVVVDEAGGVRTSFLRCSAEHHSLAVFQAAENRLDHHCYEAGEWGLIRDWGDHMAGHHIPLVWGPGRHGPGDNLFMFVHDTDGNWVEISAELEIVEPDRAVGSWPHEERTLNSWGQGLLRS, from the coding sequence ATGCCCGATTCCGTGTTCGCCGCCATTCGCGCCAGCCTGCACCATCTGGCCCTGGCCTCGCCCGATCCAGCCGGTCTGGCCGACTTCTACGGCCGCGCGCTGGGCCTGCGGGTCGAGGCGGCCGCGCCCGGCCTTATCGGGCGGGCCAAGGGGCGGACGCTGATCTTCCAGCCCGGCGCGCCCAAGACGCTCGCCTTCGCCGCCTACGCCGTGGAGGACCTCTCCGACCTTGCGGCCCTGCGCGAGCGGGCCGCGACAGCGAAGGTTGCGCTGGAGGCCTCGCCATCCCCGCTCTTCGGGCCCGAAGCGGTCTGCCTGCGCGATCCCGACGGCAATTGTTTCGTTTTCGGCCTGCCGGCCGCCCACGAGGCCGCGGCGGTCCATGACGGGGCCGCGGCGCGGGAGGCCCGGCTCCAGCACGTGGTCTTCGCCAGCCGCGATGCTCAGCGCCTGGCGGACTTCTACCAAGCGGTGCTGGGATTTGCGTTGTCGGACGTGGTTGTCGACGAGGCCGGTGGCGTGCGGACCTCGTTCCTGCGCTGCAGCGCCGAGCACCATAGCCTGGCGGTGTTCCAGGCCGCCGAGAACCGTCTGGATCACCATTGCTACGAAGCCGGTGAATGGGGGCTGATCCGCGACTGGGGCGACCACATGGCCGGCCATCACATCCCGCTGGTCTGGGGCCCCGGCCGGCACGGCCCCGGCGACAACCTCTTCATGTTCGTCCACGACACCGACGGCAACTGGGTGGAGATTTCGGCCGAACTCGAAATCGTTGAGCCCGATCGCGCCGTCGGGTCCTGGCCGCACGAAGAACGCACCCTCAACAGCTGGGGCCAGGGCCTGCTGCGAAGCTGA